The genomic interval ACTTTTATGAACCAAACACAGCAGAAGTGGTGATGTAGTGTTATAACCACTTTCTCTGTAAGTGCTATCATTTTGTATGTCAGGTTATGAAATAATCCTCAGGATGTTCTCTCTAAAAAGGGTTTTTGCCTCTTTGTGAGAGTTTAAAACTCTTATTGAAACTTCAGTAACTGAACGTGACTACaatttaaataagtaaaataacattgaaaaagtaaataattaggttaaaatatttgcatataaattgctgattaaaataaactaaattcaaATTTGCATAGAAATTGCATGGATGAACAAATGGCTAACTGAATTAAAATTTCTCATGAGGACTTATTtgtgtaaactttaatttagacAAACTGTGCTGAgtgaaataaatgctaaaaGTAACAACCAGGAAAATTAATCATGATAtacaaaaaatgtgttaaacatggaagaaaaacttaaagttaatataaacaaataattgtCACAGTCACTGAGGGTAATGGGAAAAAAGCTAAAGGGAAGCTCAGCATTAATGACTTGtgctaaaaatattcaattgtatttacaaaataaatatgacttaacTGTCAACGATGAGACATAcagttacaaaacaaataaaatcagattgaGCAAACTTaatggccccaatttagctccatgtATATGGAGTTTTATAAAGTACATAAAGTttgtccaagttttttttttttaactgaataatgatgaatctgaaaaaaagatttgaaactgaaaaaagttcaaaactacttttcagattcttttttcagtttcagatttttctattcaggtccaaacttttttcagtaTCAAAACCAgttttcagtttgagttttgtttctcagtttcaaaagaaaacaaaaaaaagattgagcaaactttatggccccaatttagctccatatcaATGGCGCTCCATGTGTATGGCACAAATGGAGCTCTATAAGGTTTGctcatttttttataaacagaaactgaaatttaattatgaaaccgaaaaaagatgtgaaactaaagaaaagttcaaaactacttttcaaaatctatttttcttcagtttcaaactttttttttcggtttcaaaattatttttcaatgaatttttttttttttgtttaaaaaaaaaaaaagttaaattgagCAAACTTTATGGCTCCAGTTTAGCTCCGTACTATTCCCAGGCAGGAACTGCAGAAGCTCTGTCATGACTGCTGCGCTGAATGTTTTAGCTCATGGCGATCATCTCGTATTTGTCCTTAAGACTGCTGTCATCGtcgtcctcctcttcttcctcctcctcttcctccacctcgTGGGCCTTCTCATCCTTGTCATGGGGGTGGTGGAGCTCGATGAGCAGGAAGTAGAGGACGGCCGCCACCACGCCTCCCACCATGGGCCCCGCCACTGGGATCCACCACCAGTAGCCTCCAGTGCTGCCAGCCacaaaaacagaatcagaaaaGTCGATGTCTGGATAAATGTTGGCTGACTGCAGTGGGAACATGTGACATTATGTAACAAAATGGCTCACTTAATGGAAATCTGAATGAAGACATGAACTATTAAAGACTTTGGAAGCAATGAGGCACCAGAGGTAAACGTTTATGTGctaaacttttatgtttttgttttgattgtcgAGGCCAAATAAAACCCCAGCATGAACTTTTCAGTGCTCAGCTCCCAGAAAGCAAGAGATGATATTCAgatctgatttttaaaagtgatttGATTTTAGTCATATCTGTGATGTTCTCTGTGCGTAAAGTTTAGAAAATGTGTTCGGGTTGGTCAGGTGTGTGTAACCCGTCAAAATGACGGACGGCCTTCAGATTTTTCCATcaccttttaaattaaaaacctgGTCAAACATGGTAAATATTCGTTTAACACGACTCATGCTAGGTACACaggatgtttattttctatttatgtgtTCATACACATATTTATAAAGCAACAATGTAAGCCAAAAGCAGAtgttttccacatgtttttttaataaagagtaaatttccactttttttttctcgaaATAACACAAAATGAGTAAATTTCCCAATAGTTTTCTCGCGATGAGtaaatttccaaatgtttttttgaaaaaataattaataaatttcCAAAAGGTTTTCTCGAGATAACCAGTCTTGTCATCTTGAGGAAACCAAATAGTTTTCTCAAGATATCAAGTGCATTTCCAAATAGTTTTCTTCAGATAAGAAAATTTCTCAATGGGTTTTCTTAAGGTAACATTCATTTCCCGATTGGTTTTCTCTAGATTaacagtttttgtgttaaatctgatgaaaaataaataaaccagggAAAAGTATATGCAGAAAACATCTGCTCTGTGCTTCCAAAGTCTGATcaagttcagttaaaaaatctgaattttagtTACCTGAAGACCTCCATCCCCCACCCGGCCACCGCCGTGAACAGCCGGGGTCCCAGGTCTCTGGCGGGGTTCAGAGGGTAGCCACAGTTGAGCCCCATGGAGACGCCGATGGCCATGATGATCAGACCGATGGCCAGCGGCTCCACGCCTTTAGGGGCGCCAATGTTCCCACCGTCAATGATCGCCAAAATACAGAGAACCAGCATACCTGTCCCCAccacctgcagggggcgcaGCAGCTCTTTATTAGTCACCTCTCATACAGTATGTGAGAGCTTAAATAAAACTCTTTGCTGTTTAATATCTGAAGTCTACAAAGCCTTTCTAGAACAATCTTTAGCATATTAGTACTTATCATAAACCCCATAACATATTTAAACACACTTTACACTTAGGTGTGGGAATTTATTGAATTGTTTATCACTTATTatgaaaaaaaggcaaaacaaaacctgcagtatgattggaaatgttatttctgctgttttctccaCTACTTATTATGTAAATCTTATATTTGTAATATAAGTCacactgttttttaaataagtgatgTCCTAAAGAagccacactgtaaaaaaaaagaaaaaaaaacaaaacatctttaatttatGGTAAAACACTGGCAGGTGTGGATGCTACCACACATTCTGGCAACTGCAGAAATTTTGCCATATAAATATGGATTTACcgtatttttactgtaaaacttTGGCACCCACAGCTGCAggtattttaccgtaaattagaCGCGTCATTTTCTTACAGTGCAGCTCTAAATGGGaatatttttgaagaacaatttttgtgtttgtggcaaTATTTGtggcaaaattcacatttcgcacatttttgtacttctatttggggttttttttgcttctaaaaataactcaaacgtctaaaaaaaacacccagccagTTTTTGTCAATAAGTTAATGAACCGcttcaaaaaccttcagaatgtaACACAAACCAGcaacccgttacctagcaaccaaagtgGAGTCCCAGCATGTTTGGACAGCTGGTTTTACTTCTGCATGCGCTGCACattggctgctggaaaagacaagtattTTTCTGCTGACTTACCATCTAGAAACCACTTGTTGCATTCATGTTGGCTTTGCAGGGGTctctacttttgcttttcaaagctgtaaggttgtataattgtgcatctgtttgtggTCATTTGTATGCGCGAGAgaaaacgttgagttgggggccatggccagcagcagcttatttggatttaaagtgacagaggcccaaaacagctcattctaaaaggagctcaaaatcattttctaagaattattttggcaaaaaatgtaGTGAAGATGTTTTGTGTAGCCCATAAACGTATCCTAACCTGGTCAGGAGCAtaacaggtcacctttaatgTACATAATGTATCCCTCTAAATCCAGTAGATAAATATCCAGCACATATCAAAGATTAGTTGTGGCTAATTATGAGTAATTTGCTTATTTACATACGAAATAGCACACACATGCTGATATGTTTATGTTATATTTTGATGTTATTAGTTTTAAGTGTGCTACTTTTCAAATCAACACATTAACTAACTGACTGAAAACGGTGGTAACTTGGGCCAGTGGATCCCAGGAAATGGGTCATCAGACCCAAACCGAGCAGGAAGAGGGGCCGTTCTCAGACTATACGGGGCGATCAATGTTGCATTAACCGTATTTGCCAGACATTGTAGGGTTTAAACGGCAAATTGAagctgcggtggggagcggatGTGTGGTCTTCTGGGTCAGAGCGACCAGAACCAACCTGATCGATGAAGCCGCCAAGGACTGACAGGTGTCTGGCAGGGTAGGAGGCAAAAATGTGACCTGTCGCATTGATTCCTGTCACCGACAGAATACCGCTGGTGAAGTCCATGAAAGCGTCTGTGATGAAGACAAAGAGACGTTTTTCACCATGCAGGAGCATCTATTTGGATCCTATAGGGAGGAACAGGCAGCTAAAATATTCCTTACCCCAGTTCCGTTCAaaaaacctataaaacatttagttttatattttgacactgcaaaaacgcaagtatttttggtgcaaatatcgtagtgcattttaaataagataaaactaacttacaagtaacttttcagcaaaatattggAGGTTAtgttaagtaaataattccttaatattgatggaaaagtaaGAAATCTTTTACCATATTATGatttataatatgggaaaattATACTggttttcactgcaaaaacacaacatcttacaaaatatttttttaatctaattcctagtgtaaaacatttattacacttgaaataaaatcaacttacattttcaacaaaacatagaagcttgtttaaagtaaataattcttgaatattgacaAAAAGGACTatttctactggcagattatttcacttacagacatttttaccattttatagatacaaaaaaatccacatatgcaactagcattttatatttactaaatatgGACTTacaacaagctcctatttcttgctgaaaagttacttacaagttagttttgtcttatttcaagtgtactaagatctTTGCTCCAGACagtagaacaaaaatacttggtaagattttgtgtttttgtagtgtcaTTATTGTAAttaagaaaaatctgtttgttttggtttctggaTTCACCTTTGCAGCTGATCAAATCAGTTTAGCATCCTTGTGCTTTTGTAgtgtaatttgtaaaaaaaaacaaacaaaaaaaacaacaacaaatcattCACCATAATATAATCCAAAGATGGCTGCAGCTCCTGCAAAAGCACCAAGAAACTGAGCGATGACGTAGAAGGGAAACTTCCAGATCTTTAGTTTCCCCAGAATCACCATGGCCAGAGACACGGCGGGGTTCACATGGCCTCCTGAGACACAGAACAAAGCACAGAGTGACGCAGGGCTGCAGCGGGTGACTGACTTAATATCCCCTCCATTATCAGGGAGGCTGTCACATTTatgaggagcagcagaaggGGAGCAGACCCCTGGGCA from Xiphophorus maculatus strain JP 163 A chromosome 2, X_maculatus-5.0-male, whole genome shotgun sequence carries:
- the LOC102218309 gene encoding aquaporin-9-like, which translates into the protein MFQNADTFNNQLKVQHDRNMRQHCALKHGIFKEFLAEFLGTFVLVLFGCGSVAQTVLSRNTLGEPLTVHIGFSVGLMMAVYVAGGVSGGHVNPAVSLAMVILGKLKIWKFPFYVIAQFLGAFAGAAAIFGLYYDAFMDFTSGILSVTGINATGHIFASYPARHLSVLGGFIDQVVGTGMLVLCILAIIDGGNIGAPKGVEPLAIGLIIMAIGVSMGLNCGYPLNPARDLGPRLFTAVAGWGMEVFSTGGYWWWIPVAGPMVGGVVAAVLYFLLIELHHPHDKDEKAHEVEEEEEEEEEDDDDSSLKDKYEMIAMS